The genomic DNA tcaattgaaatctGCCCACTGGCCTTGGACAtacaaaatatccaaaaaaaaaatggaactttgCCGAAACTACTGGAATGAAGAGGAATCATTAGTATTACTGTATTAGCCTTGCTACTTGCTACCAATCAAGCTGGAGGTTTATTTATGAAGGGAACTTTGGCTTCAAAATTGTTATGGTTGGAGAAAAGATGATAAGGGTAATCATTctattggaagaaaaataaagcaatCTTTGGAGCAAAAGCTACATTCATCCAACACCTGTCATCCAATATGGACATACATAAATAGAAACGATATAACTCCTTGAGTTTTGTAGATCCTCTTGGAAGCACCCACTCCGTCTAAGAGATCTCTTCAAAGTCAAACAAAAGCAAGGATCCCCCGAAGACTGAGATCTTCACCCCTCCTTTTAAAGACCAAAGGTTTGTCACCACATTTTCCAATGAACATAAATCTAGAAATGGGCCTGAATCCTCTCCAAATCACCCTACCAAAAATAACTTCCCAACTACTTCTCCCTACTTTTCACCTCATTCTCCCCCAATTGTAGCCAAAAGGCTTCCCCAACCATGCCCAGATCCTTCCTAACCACCTCTGCATAAGTTCCACTAACAGTCCCCTCCTTTTGAGTTCTCCTTGCCTTTACAGGGGAAACCACTCCCCTAATCTCTACTGAGGGGATGACTCCTAGACTACGAAGCTTCTCTGTCGAAACTGCCCACCCCCTATGGAAGCCCCTCCCTTCAAGAAAGATCAACGAAAACCTCTTCACCTCCTCAGTCACCACCGAACAAAATAAATACCTCCCTGCCCCATTCAACCGATGCTCCAACTTCAACTTCCTCCCGCCCTCCCCCCATGCTTTACTCCACCTCACCAAGTCTTCATCTTTGCAGCAAGTCTCCACCCCTTCCAACAAGCAGCATAAGCTCAAATCCCCAAACCTAATCTAAGTTGAAAAACCTCTCCCACTTTCCTCAATAATCCTTCTCAACTTCCCCCCACCACTTCTACCAAAAGATCGAAGGACTTTGAGTCCACTACAAACCAACACCGACCTCCCCTCACCAACATTTCTCCCTCACCGAAGTTTCATCTTCTGGATCCCAAACAGCCAACTTCTTGTGTATGTTGCTTTCCTACATGTGTGCGTAGTTTTTAGATTTGCTTCAGAATTAAAACTAGGCTCTAGGATGAAAAAGAACTAGTTTTGGTCTTTGTGTCCTGGTTCAAAGTTTCCCTCCCATATATGTTGTGAATAAGGCTCCTTCTATAGCCACAATCCCTACTGCCCCCAGTCCTTGAGTCATCATGGGAATCCTTGGCACTAGCTAGGGATGAATGATTAATTGTGTTATATGCTTTTGGAAATGGGCTTCTATCTTGCATGGGTTCAGTTATGAGTGTCGGATGAGGGTCTACGTATAAGTATTCAATCCTTCACCATTCAAATTTTAGGATACAGGGACTCGGCTAAAAGGATCCAAAAAATGGGAATGGGTATCGGGGCAcgacataataaaaaaaaaaatcaattaaaaaaatagaattgaagatatccattttaaaattttcatattttccctctaatcctttttcttttccgcTTATCCCTAAATGTTCTTaccaaaatttactttttagctaaatctttttatatatataatataattattactaagaaaattgaaagaataaaaagacattaattaaaaaatcaaactgTCACACCTAAATTAAAATACAGATATCCAACAAAGATCTGATACCTACATCTATGTCACATCATGTCATGTTGATAGGTGTACATTAAGTGAAATTGAAGGATCTAGATATCATAGATGAGCTCTCTATTGGTCTTTAGCACCCTAAGTTATAGGAACATCTAGGTGAAACCCACAACCCTAACAAGTTCAAGATCTAATTCCTCTTATTTAACCTAGCTTACAGACCTAGgttattgaaaatgtttattCCAAAAAGGTGGAAGCCAATATGAAACATAAccaaaatatatgtttttctaCCATGCCTTGGCACGAATATGAAGATCTTCCTTTCCATCCttgatatctatttttttaaaagaatttccaatatatcttttttctcctttgaaattttatatccTTAGTTTTTAGGATTCAATTGAAATGGCTATTagacaaatttattttcttaaaaatgacaTCTTCATGAGAAGCAAAGCATATAAATTGGAAGAGAGGAAAAACATAGCAATTaagtaaactaaaaaattgtTGATCAGGAGTTACCAAAGCATAAAACCGGAAGAAATTGAGAGCTTTACTACAGGCAGTATGTCACTGAAGGCAGCTTTGCTGAACCCACTCCATGTTTGAGGGCACCAACCTCCGAAGATGTATATAAACTGTCCAATGATCATTGACCAACTGGATATGATCAATGCACCCATTGCTCCAGGAATCCCTAAGTTCAGTTTGATCACAAAGATCCAGGACAACAACACATGAAGCACAAATGAGGAAGCAGACAACCATCCAATAATCATGTTCTTGAGTTGAGCTTGTAGATACATCTGGATGGTCATGCTAAAAACAAAGTAGTAGAGAATGGGAAGGAGCCAGAGAGAGAAATTTCCAGCAGCTATTGCTATGTCATCTTCCTGGCCAAGTAATTTGAATAGGGGGGTCGCAAAAATTATGATAGGGGATAAAATTGTGGCAACAACAAGATCAACAATCCATGATCGTTGCAAGTATATACCCATCATATGGTATTGCTTTGCTCCAAACGCTTGCCCACAGAGAGTTTCAGTTGCACTAGACATGCCCATCTGCAATAGAAAAACATAGAAGAAAGGAGTTCTATCATGATTTGTATGTAAGAGCTAATTAATTGTCCGTTTATGACAAGTTATTTTAGAAGATAGACTAACATCAGAATTCATTTCTCAATGGGGATAATATTTATTgcaaataaagataattttatcaATTCAATATGCATAGTTTCCACAAATTCAAGGGCCTGTCCCTtctgaaataaataaataaaatttctattcCAACAATTCTACAAGTTATAGCATTTAGGCTGAGTTTCCCCTTTTTTGGTTAATGAGAATTGGTAGTCACATAGGCATGCTAGAAACATTGAAAAGCAGAGGTTGTTAGTAACAGGACAAGACCCAGTACATAGTAATCCAACCTCAAAGATAGGTGTGTAGCCAATACTTACCATCACCTACCAATAGTCACATGCAGCAATCCATAAGACAAGATTGTCCTAATCTGCATATGCCAAGACTTATCACCGTGTGAGACAAGATGGTGATCTTGACCATAGGAATAATACTGGTGATAGTGGTATGCTGATTGTGATGCAAGAAATGCTAGTAACAATGGTAGTTAAATGTAGGTGGTGGTGGTCATGGTAAAATAGGAACTAGAAACAATGGTTGAATTCTTAGGTCCAACCCCCAAAACTGTGTCGATTTTATCATATATGACATATGGCCGCTAGGATTGACTTGCAAAGAGCTGTTTCATGTAACTTTCCTTCATCTTGGCAGGAATTAAGTAGAACATTGAAAAAGGGTGAGATGAAAACCAGTGAAATGGGGAGTTCAAGATTTGGTCATGATGTCAGTCAGAGCTACAAACTTGTGATATTCAGGATCAGGAGGAAGAAGGAATCTGGAAAAGGTTTAAGTTTTTCTATGTATTCATTTACGTGAGTCCAAAAACAAGAGTATGATAACAACTCTGACATAATACAGCAATTACTCTAACAAAATTGATCCTAAAATTTAACAACAATAGTTTACAAAGTTAAAAGCTTTAAAATGAAGTGCATTGACTTTACAAAGACTACTGAAAAAGCCCATATCTTAGACCCTCAAATGAAATGTTTCCAGTCATTCCTTTCCTTAGTCGAATTTAATAACATTTGCTTTAAAAATGAGTTCCAGCAACTAACCATGAATGTACAAAAGGTTAATATACTTAAATATCACACCTCagaaaacaaagcaaatatGCACAGCACCACTTCTTGTTTTTTCTGTGCATTTTCTGTTTTGAATTCTTTTACTTCAAAAAGTGAACTAACAATTTAAAGTCAATTGAGAATCCGGCCAGTTGATAAGATGGTGACAACAAACTGTAGAGGGCGTTTTTCTGCCATTAATATCATTTCATTCCATGTCAAAAAATAGAAGGAATATATAATACAAGTAAGTGCTTACCACTATCCCATTTACAAAACGTATAATGACGTTTAGCGTAAGTGCATATCCAGAGAGATCTAGACTAATGTGACCAACAAATGACTGTGTCACAACCAGCATGCCATAGCTTGTCACTCTAGTTAATATTGCAGGAAATGCAACCCTCCACATCTTCTTTGATTCATCCCAAATCCTCCCTTTCAGATTACTTGTACTATCAGCTTCTGAACTCAGACGCCTCTCTTCCATATTATTATCCATAATCCTGTAATAGAAACATGATAAGGGAAATAATCTCAGTTCATATGCTTCCAGACTCTATAACCTCATTGTAGAGGGATCACCACAATAAGTTCTTGGGAGGTTCATCATAGAATCTCCATCACCattcaatcaaacaaaaataacaatctTCATATTATGAACTTATCAAGTGAAACCAACACATGACAAGTTGAAAAGCGCTCTAATAATCTGGAATTTCAAAAGTTGAATAAGGTTGTAATACAAAAGCAGTTGGTAATGTAAAAAATTccctttttatttgattaaaaggcc from Vitis riparia cultivar Riparia Gloire de Montpellier isolate 1030 chromosome 8, EGFV_Vit.rip_1.0, whole genome shotgun sequence includes the following:
- the LOC117921026 gene encoding LOW QUALITY PROTEIN: protein DETOXIFICATION 24-like (The sequence of the model RefSeq protein was modified relative to this genomic sequence to represent the inferred CDS: inserted 1 base in 1 codon), with translation MDNNMEERRLSSEADSTSNLKGRIWDESKKMWRVAFPAILTRVTSYGMLVVTQSFVGHISLDLSGYALTLNVIIRFVNGIVMGMSSATETLCGQAFGAKQYHMMGIYLQRSWIVDLVVATILSPIIIFATPLFKLLGQEDDIAIAAGNFSLWLLPILYYFVFSMTIQMYLQAQLKNMIIGWLSASSFVLHVLLSWIFVIKLNLGIPGAMGALIISSWSMIIGQFIYIFGGWCPQTWSGFSKAAFSDILPVVKLSISSGFMLCLELWYNAIILLLAGYLKNASVAISAFSICLNINAWEFMIPLGFLSGSCVRVSNEXGRGNAKAAKFSIKVVLSTSICIGVFFWILCLVFGHDIAYLFTSDQEVVEMVSSLSVLFAFSIFLNSVQPVLTGVAIGGGWQAVVAIVNVGCYYVIGIPLGVLLAYVADLSVRGMWIGMLCGVGAQTLVLMYMTWRTDWDDQVKKASDRLNKWSLQSPEESNQSTFQA